One stretch of Streptomyces sp. NBC_01363 DNA includes these proteins:
- a CDS encoding mechanosensitive ion channel family protein, whose amino-acid sequence MSLSALLAAAPSPEPGSSLDEAAKQAGDAAGWVEENWSTWLNTGLRIILIATIAIVLRIAIRRALTKLIERMNRSAQAVEGTALGGLLVNAERRRQRSEAIGSVLRSVASFLILGTAALMILGAFQINLAPLLASAGVAGVALGFGARNLVTDFLSGVFMILEDQYGVGDTIDAGVASGEVIEVGLRVTKLRGDHGEIWYVRNGEVKRIGNLSQGWSTAGIDVTVRPTEDLDKVRTVITEAAAAMAKEDPWNERLWGPVEVLGLDAVLLDSMTVRLSAKTMPGKALGVERELRWRIKRAFDEAGIRIVGGVPAQADEPSAADPAAGMAAPSAYASATSPQSLATAPIAPPNISK is encoded by the coding sequence GTGTCCCTGTCCGCCCTGTTGGCCGCAGCCCCGTCACCCGAGCCCGGCAGCTCGTTGGACGAAGCCGCCAAGCAGGCCGGCGACGCCGCGGGCTGGGTGGAGGAGAACTGGTCCACCTGGCTGAACACCGGTCTGCGCATCATCCTCATCGCAACCATCGCGATCGTGTTGCGGATCGCGATCCGGCGTGCTCTCACCAAGCTCATAGAACGGATGAACCGCAGCGCCCAGGCGGTGGAGGGCACCGCGCTCGGCGGGCTGCTGGTCAACGCGGAACGCCGCCGTCAGCGCTCGGAGGCGATCGGTTCGGTACTCCGCTCGGTCGCGTCGTTCCTGATCCTCGGCACGGCCGCCCTGATGATCCTGGGCGCGTTCCAGATCAACCTGGCCCCGCTGCTGGCCTCCGCCGGTGTGGCCGGTGTGGCACTCGGTTTCGGTGCGCGCAACCTGGTCACCGACTTCCTCTCCGGTGTCTTCATGATCCTGGAGGACCAGTACGGCGTGGGCGACACCATCGACGCGGGCGTCGCCTCCGGCGAGGTCATCGAGGTCGGCCTGCGGGTCACGAAGCTGCGCGGCGACCACGGCGAGATCTGGTACGTCCGCAACGGCGAGGTGAAGCGGATCGGCAACCTCAGCCAGGGCTGGTCGACGGCCGGCATCGATGTGACGGTGCGTCCCACGGAGGACCTCGACAAGGTACGTACGGTCATCACCGAGGCCGCCGCGGCGATGGCCAAGGAGGACCCCTGGAACGAGCGTCTGTGGGGCCCGGTGGAGGTCCTGGGCCTGGACGCCGTGCTCCTGGACTCGATGACGGTCCGGCTGAGTGCGAAGACGATGCCGGGCAAGGCGCTGGGCGTGGAGCGCGAACTGCGCTGGCGGATCAAGCGGGCCTTCGACGAGGCGGGCATCCGCATCGTCGGCGGCGTCCCGGCCCAGGCGGACGAGCCCTCCGCGGCCGACCCGGCGGCCGGCATGGCCGCCCCCTCGGCCTACGCCTCCGCCACTTCCCCCCAGTCCCTGGCCACGGCCCCGATCGCCCCGCCGAACATCTCGAAGTAG
- a CDS encoding HNH endonuclease, whose amino-acid sequence MPHVLVLNASYEPLGVVPLRRALVLVLENKAICLEESGAFMHSATRAVPAPSVVRLKRFVRVPYRGPVPLTRRALFARDGGRCMYCGAAATSVDHVIPRSRGGQHVWDNVVAACRRCNHVKADRHLPELGWRLHQQPAPPTGLAWRIIGTGHRDPRWLPYLQPFGADDAMARTDGISA is encoded by the coding sequence GTGCCGCATGTCCTGGTTCTCAACGCGTCGTACGAGCCACTCGGCGTCGTACCGCTCCGCCGCGCGCTCGTCCTCGTCCTCGAAAACAAGGCCATCTGTCTCGAGGAGTCCGGCGCCTTCATGCACAGTGCCACCCGGGCCGTCCCGGCCCCCAGCGTCGTCCGCCTGAAGCGGTTCGTCCGCGTTCCCTACCGGGGACCCGTACCGCTGACCCGCAGGGCGCTGTTCGCCCGGGACGGGGGCCGCTGCATGTACTGCGGCGCCGCCGCGACCAGCGTCGACCACGTGATTCCGCGCAGCCGCGGCGGACAGCACGTCTGGGACAACGTCGTCGCGGCCTGCCGCCGCTGCAACCACGTCAAGGCGGACCGGCACCTGCCGGAGCTCGGCTGGCGGCTGCACCAGCAACCCGCCCCGCCGACGGGCCTGGCCTGGCGGATCATCGGCACGGGACATCGCGACCCGCGCTGGTTGCCGTACTTGCAACCGTTCGGCGCGGACGACGCCATGGCCCGGACCGACGGCATTTCTGCCTGA